The Halococcus salifodinae DSM 8989 genome includes a region encoding these proteins:
- a CDS encoding DUF2240 family protein, with the protein MSLRSAVAAPFVGQGETRLAESEFVVALSLDRDWFSPEQATRLADVAVGEGLLDRTDDGLVPTFEPEDVTIPEEFVPSEELLQQRSTFERVIETVVASGVEKREAVAEINQLQSSLGVTVEAAAVVYARRRDIDVSDAAERALDDLDAGSLELS; encoded by the coding sequence GTGAGCCTCCGCAGTGCGGTCGCCGCACCGTTCGTCGGGCAGGGTGAGACCCGCCTCGCCGAGAGCGAGTTCGTGGTGGCGCTCTCGCTCGACCGCGACTGGTTCTCGCCGGAGCAGGCCACCCGGCTCGCCGATGTCGCGGTCGGCGAGGGACTGCTCGACCGGACCGACGACGGGCTGGTGCCGACGTTCGAGCCCGAAGACGTGACGATCCCCGAGGAGTTCGTGCCGAGCGAGGAACTCCTCCAGCAACGGTCGACCTTCGAGCGGGTGATCGAGACGGTGGTCGCGAGCGGCGTCGAGAAGCGCGAGGCGGTCGCGGAAATCAACCAGTTGCAGAGTTCGCTCGGCGTCACCGTCGAGGCCGCGGCAGTGGTGTACGCTCGCCGCCGAGATATCGACGTGAGCGACGCGGCCGAGCGCGCACTCGACGATCTCGACGCGGGATCGCTGGAGCTCAGTTGA
- a CDS encoding 30S ribosomal protein S8e: protein MKDQGRSVRKRTGGRRRPIRGKRKHELGSEATETQVGEQALKTVDARGNTQKVRAIATDNATVATDDGTTHATIEDVAENPANPNYVRRNIVTKGALIETSEGLARVTSRPGQDGQVNAVLEE, encoded by the coding sequence ATGAAAGATCAGGGACGCTCGGTCCGGAAGCGCACTGGCGGACGACGACGGCCGATCCGCGGCAAGCGAAAACACGAACTCGGCAGCGAGGCCACCGAGACACAGGTCGGCGAGCAGGCCCTCAAAACCGTCGACGCGCGCGGCAACACCCAGAAGGTCCGTGCGATCGCGACCGACAACGCGACCGTCGCGACCGACGACGGGACCACGCATGCAACGATCGAGGACGTCGCCGAGAACCCCGCGAACCCGAACTACGTCCGGCGAAACATCGTGACCAAGGGCGCGCTCATCGAGACCAGCGAGGGCCTCGCGCGCGTGACCTCCCGACCCGGCCAGGACGGTCAGGTCAACGCAGTCCTCGAAGAGTAA
- a CDS encoding phosphate signaling complex PhoU family protein: METRKVQVTGGSTYTVSLPKSWATDNGVSAGSEVEFYPEDESLLLAPRTEETTAEGTLDVTDLEGSELTRAVVMMYVNGFDVITLETASVDAAQRRTIREATQGLVGLEVIEETSERVSLQDLLDSSELSIHNAITRMRLVSLTMLGDAVEALSTGDPDLAADVIERDDDVDRLWYMTARVFRTALRSPSAATEIGLSRETCFDYHSAARQLERVADHATKIAEVVGDVESVSEDVGEALAALHDGAANVIETAMDALLADEDDDALRLANDAMSAIDEIDERAREVDCLLRDRDSERAQRLGLVVDSLSRSADYGGNIAETAMQKAAPQP; the protein is encoded by the coding sequence ATGGAGACGCGCAAGGTCCAGGTCACGGGCGGGTCGACGTACACCGTGTCGTTGCCGAAGTCGTGGGCGACCGACAACGGCGTCAGCGCCGGGAGCGAAGTCGAGTTTTATCCCGAGGACGAGTCGCTGTTGCTCGCCCCGCGGACCGAGGAGACCACGGCCGAGGGGACGCTCGACGTCACCGACCTCGAAGGGTCGGAGCTCACGCGCGCCGTCGTGATGATGTACGTCAACGGGTTCGACGTCATCACCCTGGAGACCGCGAGCGTCGACGCCGCCCAGCGCCGCACCATCCGCGAGGCCACCCAGGGACTGGTGGGACTCGAAGTCATCGAGGAGACCTCCGAGCGGGTCAGTCTCCAGGATCTCCTCGACTCCTCGGAGCTCTCGATCCACAACGCGATCACGCGGATGCGGCTGGTCTCACTCACCATGCTCGGCGACGCGGTCGAAGCGCTCAGTACGGGGGACCCCGACCTCGCAGCCGACGTGATCGAGCGCGACGACGACGTCGACCGGCTATGGTACATGACTGCACGGGTGTTCCGGACCGCGCTCCGGAGTCCAAGCGCGGCGACCGAGATCGGCCTGTCCCGCGAGACGTGTTTCGACTACCACTCGGCCGCACGCCAGCTCGAACGGGTTGCCGACCACGCGACCAAGATCGCCGAGGTCGTCGGCGACGTCGAGAGCGTCTCGGAGGACGTCGGCGAGGCGCTCGCCGCACTCCACGACGGGGCGGCAAACGTGATCGAGACCGCGATGGACGCGCTGCTCGCCGACGAGGACGACGACGCGCTTCGGCTCGCGAACGACGCGATGTCCGCGATCGACGAGATCGACGAACGCGCCCGCGAAGTCGATTGCCTGCTCCGCGACCGTGATTCGGAGCGCGCCCAGCGGCTCGGCCTCGTCGTGGACTCGCTCTCCCGGAGCGCCGACTACGGCGGGAACATCGCCGAAACCGCGATGCAGAAGGCCGCGCCGCAGCCCTAA
- the phoU gene encoding phosphate signaling complex protein PhoU yields MPRESYQEQLDTLREDVLYMSEIVLERLRMGLDALARKDEAAAQEVIDGDAEINRMYLDLEGSCIDLFALQQPVAGDLRFIASSFKVITDLERIADLATNLGEYTLQAERDVFPEVDIQGIGDYTVDMVENAMTAYDEEDIDACYAIDERDDNLDDRCERASSVVVRDLIETQLDAGESVEQMMADVSRLLLTIRDLERIGDHAVNISARTLYMVENDDELIY; encoded by the coding sequence ATGCCCCGCGAGAGTTATCAGGAGCAGCTCGATACGCTTCGCGAGGACGTCCTCTACATGAGCGAGATCGTCCTCGAACGTCTCCGGATGGGTCTCGACGCGCTCGCCCGCAAGGACGAGGCGGCCGCACAGGAGGTCATCGATGGCGACGCCGAGATCAACCGGATGTATCTCGATCTCGAAGGCAGCTGTATCGATCTGTTCGCCCTCCAGCAGCCGGTTGCAGGCGACCTACGCTTCATCGCCTCCTCGTTCAAGGTCATCACCGATCTCGAACGCATCGCGGATCTCGCCACCAATCTCGGCGAGTACACTCTCCAGGCCGAACGCGACGTCTTCCCCGAGGTCGACATCCAAGGGATCGGTGATTACACCGTCGACATGGTCGAGAACGCCATGACCGCCTACGACGAGGAAGACATCGATGCCTGCTACGCCATCGACGAGCGCGACGACAATCTCGACGACCGGTGTGAGCGCGCGTCGAGCGTCGTCGTCCGGGACCTGATCGAAACCCAACTCGACGCCGGCGAGAGCGTCGAGCAGATGATGGCTGACGTCTCGCGACTCCTGCTCACGATCCGCGACCTCGAACGCATCGGCGATCACGCGGTCAACATCTCTGCACGGACGCTGTACATGGTCGAGAACGACGACGAGCTCATCTACTGA